A stretch of the Notamacropus eugenii isolate mMacEug1 chromosome 2, mMacEug1.pri_v2, whole genome shotgun sequence genome encodes the following:
- the S100A8 gene encoding protein S100-A8 has protein sequence MVTKFEGCINCLVDVFHKYSKGGHPHAMNKEAFRKLIQTEYPELLTNPKNPKTVEDFLKEVDSNKDGLLGFEEYLFLLTRLMVDAHDASHDE, from the exons ATGGTGACAAAATTTGAAGGTTGTATCAATTGTTTGGTGGATGTCTTCCACAAGTACTCCAAGGGTGGCCATCCCCATGCAATGAATAAGGAGGCGTTCCGTAAACTAATACAGACGGAGTATCCAGAGCTTCTGACG AATCCAAAGAATCCCAAAACCGTGGAGGACTTTTTGAAAGAGGTGGACAGCAACAAAGATGGCCTGTTGGGCTTTGAGGAATACCTCTTCCTGCTAACCAGACTGATGGTGGATGCCCATGACGCTTCACACGACGAGTAG